In Rhodopirellula sp. P2, the DNA window GACCGCGAGCCGCTCTACAACGATTTCCTTAAGTCTTGGCACGACGTTCAGTACGCCAATCGACCTCCAATGACGCCGGACCAACTCAAGACGCGCCGCGAAGCAATGAATGACCTCATCAAGAAGCTAATCGCAGAGAAAGCCGAGGACGAGTCATGATTTATGTTCGTCGCGACAGTTCGATTATTCCCGCCGAAGTCTTGAACAAGGCAGAAAAGGCTCAGGAAGAACTCGAGAAGATTTGCGATCCAGCAAAGCGTAAAGCGTTCATCAAGAAAAAGTCGGCAATTTGGGGAGCATTCAAAGCATGTCTCGCCAAGATGTCGCATGGCAAATGCTGGTACTCCGAGAGCGACGATCCTCAGTCGTTCTTCGATGTCGACCATTTTCGCCCAAAAGGAGAAGCGAAACGCAGCGACAAACACGTCGACGACTTTGGGTACGACTGGCTGGCGTTCTCTTGGGAGAACTTCCGTTATTCCGCCACAATGTCGAATCGACTGTTAACCAACGATGAGACAGGAGTTGTTGACGGAAAAGGAAGTTGGTTTCCTCTGGTCGACGGTAGCCGAAAAGCTCACTGGGGTGATCGTTGTGAAAAGAACGAAAAACCCGTTCTGATAGACCCATGCGAAAAAGATGACGTCAAACTATTGGACGTAGATGCAAATGGACGCATTGTCCCAAGCGTATTCGCCGTAGGTACGGCCGTGCACCGTGCAAAGCGTTCCGCTGAAATATATGGGCTCAACCATCCGAGCATCGTCCGCAAAAGAAAACAACTAATGCGTGAGCTCTCACAATTGCTCGAAACTCTTGCCGACACACTAGTTGCCGCCAAGGCCAGCAGCACCCCTGACTCAGTCGCCGACACACTCCCAGTAGACAAACAATTAAAGTTCATTGAGTCGAAGACGAAGCGATCAAGCCCCTACGCTCTTACAGCTCGTTCGTACTTGACAGACAACGGGTACGGACGGCTTTGCGTTTCGCCTGAGGAAGATTGCGAATCAATCAAATGCCCCCACCGCTGATGCAACTAGACCACGCCATCCTCGCGAAAGCGTTCCGTGGCGAGTTGGTCCCGCAGGAACCGAGCGACGAGCCCGCTTCCGCACCACGCGAGATGCCTAAGCAGCAACGAAAAGGCCACCACGCAAGCAGAAGGCGAACGCGTAGGTACCGAACGACGAATCGACCTCTCATCACCTAGACCGCATCGCCGGCAACGGGAACTCGCCGAGCCACCGACCAACGTCAGAGTTTTAACAGGCAATAGAATGACATGACCAATTGGACGCCGACTACGATAAAACGCAGGATTCCGACGGACATCTCATCGAGCACACGGCCAACACACGTGGTGACGGATCAGGGCAACGCGTACATCAAGTGGCCAAGCCAACGTCGAAACTCTCAGGGGGCGACCGCACTTGCAAGCGAGCTAATTGGCACCGGTCTCGCGGAGTGGTTCGGACTTCCGACGTTTGAGTATGCGGTTATGCAGGCGTGCGAGGCTGACGCGTTTCCCGATTCGGACGACGAAAATCTGGTTCCTGTATTTCTGACAAAAGAGGTAGAGGGAGACACTTGGAAAGGCACCACGAAAGAGCTCAACCAGGTTGAAAACAAGGCGGATATCAGCCGTTTGGTCGTCTTCGACACATTTGCATGCAATTCTGATCGGCACCTGATTTTTGACAATCGCGGTCGAAAGCGGGAACATCGCAACGACGGAAATGTCTTCCTTAGCCAGGACGCTGCCCCGAAAATGCTGCGTTTGCGGGTGTACGATCACACCCATTGCCATTACGCCGTAATCGACGCAAGCGGTATACCCGCAAATCAGAGTAAGATTGAAGATCCAGCCATTTACGGCTTGTTTCCCGAATTCAAAAACTTCCTGGACCGTGAAGTCGTAAAAGAGGCAGCAGCTAAGCTGCTGAAGCTCGATCTTCCCACGATCACAAATGTCGTCGACGCGGTTCCGGATGAATGGATTCGCCACCCAGAGTCAAAAGACCGGTGGATGTCGTTCATCCAAGATCGCGCCAGATTTGTCAGCAACCACATCGAAAGCAAAATTTTTCCCCAGGGAGAATTCAGCTATGAATAACCCCATCCCCGCCCCACCTACACGTGGCTACTACAGTCTCGTCCAATATTGCCCCGACACTAGCCGGCTGGAAGTCGCCAATATCGGTGTGGTCCTGTTCTGCGCGGATCACGACTTCCTGCAAGCCCGAATGACATCCAACCACAGTCGCATCAATAAGATGTTTGGGCGAGGCAAGCGGGACCTTGCGCGTTTGAAGGTGATCAAGGATGGCCTGGAAAGCAAGCTTGAAAGCGGTCGCCGGGATTTACAAGGCCTGGAGCAACTTGAGCGTTTCGCTTCGTTGCAAGTCAACAACCTGCAGATGACGAAGTTTATGCCATGCCGGATCACCACTACACCTGCACGTGAACTGCAAGACCTCTTTGACCAGTTGGTGCAACCGGAGTCAGAGTTGCAGGCAAACTCGCCGTCGGATGACCTGAAATGCCGTATGGACACGATGTTCAATCAACCTGATCTGAGGGGCTTGGTGCGCCGTAACATAACGGTAAGCGTTCCGATACTGCAACGTGAGCAGGAAGTACCATATGCCTATCAAAATGGTCGCCTTAACCTGATCGCCCCACTGCAATTCCCTAAACGCACCAATTCAGTTGAAGACAAGGCCGCTCGTTTTGCAGTGGAAGGAAAGTCGCTTTTTGACAATCCACACCCTAAATACGGCGAACTTCAGATGCTGATCGTCGGTGCGTTTCCGGAGACCAAGAAGTCTGACATCGAGACTGCGCGACGCATCCTTGATTCCCATCAAGTACGTTTAATCACGAGCGATAATCTTGTTGAGCTTGGAGACGAGATCCGCAAGCACGGACATCCGTTAGAGGCATAGCTCCCATTTTCCGACAACTTGCTCGCAAACGCGGGATCTCATTTCAGCGTTGGTTCTGACGGCTTCAATAGCCGGCGGGATTCGTTTAATAAATGCCAACGCAAGCATCCTTGCGAGAGTAATCTCGGGGAGGAACTTGCTTTTTATTCCCCCAATGCAAACCCAATACCTCATTCACCCACACCGATGTCGACAGCGACCGCGAAAACTATTCAGATCTATTTGCCGACGGGTGAGCCACGTGGCATCCGGATTGCCGAGATCACGACTCGGATCGTGCAGGCGGTACTGATCCCACGTAGTGACCTCACGCTCGGCAAGCTTCGCCCAGAACTCGATCTCCCGGGCGTCTACCTCCTGTTCGGTGAAGGGGAGGATGAAGCAAAGCCAATCGTCTACATCGGCCAGACCGAGGACGCGAGAAAACGGCTTGATAGCCACAACAAAACAAAGACCTTCTGGAAGACCGCAATCTTTTGTGTGTCTAAGACCCAGAATTTCACCCAAGCTCACATTCGGTATCTGGAATGGCACGGTATGCAGCAGGCGAAAAAGATTGCCCGCTACACTCTCGACAACGGGCAGATCCCAGACAATTCGAATTATGTTCCTGAACCAATGGAGGCCGAACTACTCGACGTCTTCGAAACGATCAGCACGCTTGTCTCGACGCTTGGCTACCCAGTCTTCGAACCGCTGGCCCGCAACATCAACACGGTGCCACGCTTCTTTTGTCGGTCACGAGGATGCGATGCAAGTGGTGAGCTCGCCGAGGACGGCTTTGTCGTGCGGCAAGGGAGCAAGTCTCGGATTGAACCGACTGCGTCCATGCCCGAATCGATCGGCAATCAACGCAAACGTTTGCTCGAAGCTGGCATCGTCGCTGAACTAGACGGTGTGTACGTCTACCAACAAGACTATCTGTTCCCATCACCCAGCAATGCGGCCGCGACAGTACTCGGTGCATCTGCGAATGGCTGGAACGAATGGAAAGATGCTAGCGGACGCACCCTTAGCGAAGTCCATCGTGAAACGGATTCTGAAGAAGCGATTGACGATTGAGACCTGTCTTTCCCAAGCCTCACGAGCATCGCCCACGTTCCGATATCATGGCTCTACCAGCGATCCTTCGTGGACGTAGAGTGGTGGTCGTTGGTGACGATTGACAAGTCAATCGTTCACAGAAAGCCCAGTTCTCGATGCGAACCAAATCGCCTCTACCGGTTGATGCTTGTCGAAGGAGAATCAGGCCTGCCAAATGGAGAGGTATCGATCCACGACGAAACCGGGAAGCAACTTTTGAGTTCCCAAGCCGACGATGAATTCGATCTGATTTGGAACGGTAAGAAACGCTTGTGTGTCGTCCGCTCAATCGAGAAAGCCGAGTCAAATATCATACAATAGGTGAACCAACTCCGCAAGAAAACACCGACCACGAAACGCTCCGAGAATAAATTCACATCGCAACATTGCAGCTTCTGCGGCGTTGATCCAGATCTTCTTAACAGAAAGCTAAAGTCCTCCGCCGGACGATGAAACCGAAGTAGCATTCATCACAACGATTGAAGTGGACTTAATCTTATCGGAGAAATGATAGTGCATTCTGCCTACCAACCACTCAACCATATTCGCAGTACGTTTCCTCCATTGTTCGTCAGATGGTGACACAGCCGTGAACACACGAGCGATCGTTTTGTCTTCACTCTCAAAATCATAATGCAAATACAATTCTCCTTTGAACTTCTTTCGGTACACTCGGAGGTAGTAATCATCGACCACTGCGTATCCAGAATTCTTGATCTCGGGCGAAGTTGAGCACCTCCTGTCACGATGACGATCGAATGGGTTCCCACGGTCGCGAAACTGCTGGTTCTCCTCGTAAACCCATCTCTCATGATCGTGATGAACCAATTTTCCTGCGGATGCATCAATGGCATCGCAAAAACGGGCGATCAACCAAAACTTCGGGTCATGACTAAACCCGATTCTTGCCGTTTCCTGGCGTTTTTCATCGACAAACTTCATCTCGCATGAACTGAATTTGGGAGGCATTTAACAAACCAGTCAGGTTCCAGGGAGCACGACAAGCGGTCGAACTTGAACTGCCGCTTTGAGCCAGTTCACGTCGAACATCCGTTACCGAACGCTCAAACTGAACAGAATACAACTACAGGTGGGAGACGACCACTCCACGCGTCTAAATTCGTTCTCCCACAATGGTCAGTCACTTGCTCTGCTCCATCGATACCGTGGACCAAGCGGTTCGCAAAATCACGCCACCCCTGCTACTCCGACACGCCAATCCTAGGTCGCGTCGCAACCGAGACTGCCTTTTTCCCATTAGACAGGACGCGCTGAGCTTCTCGTAAGAAGCTTGTGATTCCTGAAGCCTCGCAGAACCTCTAGCTGGCTTCTTCAGACCAAACTGGCGAGGATCGCAGTGAAGGTGGTTCGAGTTCGTCGTCTCATAGAGGTGGCTCCACAGGAGCAAGGAACGTTTCGGTGACTTTCCTACCGAGCTCTGAAGCGGCACCACTCGCCCGCCCCGAAAATTCAGCCACTGCAGCTTGAACGATCAGAATACTGGGTGGGGAATTCCCCACCTAGCTCGGTACAACGACTGTTGCATCCAGATCTTTCGATCGATTCGATCGCTCCAACCCGCAAGCCCGACACGTCAGCACTGCAAAACGAAGCCACGAACCCCCATTCGGTACAGCACGATCTCCCCAGACATCTTCGCGTTCTAAGCTTTGTTGAACCAGATCCACATTGCGACTCGAAGGGCACACGATGAAATCAACCGTCTTCACTGTTTTGGCTTGCACCGGCTCCATCGGACTCGGTGTATGCGGAACGCACTTCTTGACCAGCGGCAAAGAAGCAGACTCTGATCCAATTGCGCCGTTAGCGTTCGTCAGCAACAAACAAACTCCTGAAGCCGCTCCAAACGTAATCATTGATGCTGTATCTGCCATCGACCCCACCCCAGATGCAATCACCGAAGCGTCTACAGCGACAACGCATGCACACGTCGCACCGGCAGAGGCAATCCTAGACGTGGTTTCTTTCAACCAGAAGATTGCGAAACGCACTTCAAACTACATTTACCGGTCCTGGCGTGTCGACATCGAAAATCATCTTGACGCGAATGTGCAGGCCTATATCGAGGTCGAGTGGCTGGACGCGGATGGGTTTCGTGTCAAATACGCGAATGAAGCCAGGACGTTGGCGCCAGGTGTCAACGCAATATCAGACATCGAAATTTTCGACCGTGAAGAAAACGACCGCGTGCATTCCTTTCGCGTCACAGAAGTCAATGGCCGAAAAGCGAGCGACATGGTGCTCGGCATCGCTGAATGCAGAGACAAGATCGGAAAAAGAACGAGAAGATA includes these proteins:
- a CDS encoding HipA family kinase; the protein is MTNWTPTTIKRRIPTDISSSTRPTHVVTDQGNAYIKWPSQRRNSQGATALASELIGTGLAEWFGLPTFEYAVMQACEADAFPDSDDENLVPVFLTKEVEGDTWKGTTKELNQVENKADISRLVVFDTFACNSDRHLIFDNRGRKREHRNDGNVFLSQDAAPKMLRLRVYDHTHCHYAVIDASGIPANQSKIEDPAIYGLFPEFKNFLDREVVKEAAAKLLKLDLPTITNVVDAVPDEWIRHPESKDRWMSFIQDRARFVSNHIESKIFPQGEFSYE
- a CDS encoding DUF3037 domain-containing protein, with amino-acid sequence MNNPIPAPPTRGYYSLVQYCPDTSRLEVANIGVVLFCADHDFLQARMTSNHSRINKMFGRGKRDLARLKVIKDGLESKLESGRRDLQGLEQLERFASLQVNNLQMTKFMPCRITTTPARELQDLFDQLVQPESELQANSPSDDLKCRMDTMFNQPDLRGLVRRNITVSVPILQREQEVPYAYQNGRLNLIAPLQFPKRTNSVEDKAARFAVEGKSLFDNPHPKYGELQMLIVGAFPETKKSDIETARRILDSHQVRLITSDNLVELGDEIRKHGHPLEA
- a CDS encoding GIY-YIG nuclease family protein, encoding MSTATAKTIQIYLPTGEPRGIRIAEITTRIVQAVLIPRSDLTLGKLRPELDLPGVYLLFGEGEDEAKPIVYIGQTEDARKRLDSHNKTKTFWKTAIFCVSKTQNFTQAHIRYLEWHGMQQAKKIARYTLDNGQIPDNSNYVPEPMEAELLDVFETISTLVSTLGYPVFEPLARNINTVPRFFCRSRGCDASGELAEDGFVVRQGSKSRIEPTASMPESIGNQRKRLLEAGIVAELDGVYVYQQDYLFPSPSNAAATVLGASANGWNEWKDASGRTLSEVHRETDSEEAIDD